In one window of Parasteatoda tepidariorum isolate YZ-2023 unplaced genomic scaffold, CAS_Ptep_4.0 HiC_scaffold_3771, whole genome shotgun sequence DNA:
- the LOC122273330 gene encoding uncharacterized protein isoform X1, with amino-acid sequence MYQAWQWGGTPATNPAAAGYVQTPATGQIAPPQWPSGYNQYAAMSPDVQQQWAAWQQYAYTNTVPVGQVPTTANFTTTYPEYQTAKDSQPQTATPASTTTPSENQTSSAEEFLAGHCLKVSKTWQLFCH; translated from the exons ATGTATCAAGCTTGGCAATGGGGTGGAACTCCTGCTACAAATCCTGCAGCTGCTGGTTATGTCCAAACACCCGCTACAGGACAAATAGCACCGCCTCAATGGCCGTCTGGTTACAATCAGTATGCTGCGATGAGTCCTGATGTACAACAACAATGGGCTGCATGGCAACAATATGCATATACAAATACTGTGCCAGTTGGACAGGTCCCCACTACTGCCAATTTTACGACGACTTACCCTGAGTATCAAACTGCTAAAGATTCTCAACCTCAAACTGCAACTCCAGCAAGCACTACAACTCCGTCTGAAAATCAGACTAGTTCAGCTGAAGAG tttctcgcgggcCACTGCCTGaaagtttccaagacttggcaattattctgccactga
- the LOC122273330 gene encoding uncharacterized protein isoform X2: protein MYQAWQWGGTPATNPAAAGYVQTPATGQIAPPQWPSGYNQYAAMSPDVQQQWAAWQQYAYTNTVPVGQVPTTANFTTTYPEYQTAKDSQPQTATPASTTTPSENQTSSAEELL from the coding sequence ATGTATCAAGCTTGGCAATGGGGTGGAACTCCTGCTACAAATCCTGCAGCTGCTGGTTATGTCCAAACACCCGCTACAGGACAAATAGCACCGCCTCAATGGCCGTCTGGTTACAATCAGTATGCTGCGATGAGTCCTGATGTACAACAACAATGGGCTGCATGGCAACAATATGCATATACAAATACTGTGCCAGTTGGACAGGTCCCCACTACTGCCAATTTTACGACGACTTACCCTGAGTATCAAACTGCTAAAGATTCTCAACCTCAAACTGCAACTCCAGCAAGCACTACAACTCCGTCTGAAAATCAGACTAGTTCAGCTGAAGAG